The genomic region GACTGCGGCTCGAAGCGAGCCCGGACCGCTGTCATTAAGGTTGGTGACATGGATCGCACGCCCGCCGCGTCCGCCGAGCGAGAAGGCGCCTGCGCCCTCTGCGCTGGGGAACGCCGGTACCTGCCCGGCCGCCGGCTGGCTGCATGCCGCCGCGGCGAATGCCGCTGCCAATGCGATGGAAAAATGAAACTTCATCCGGGGATCCTGACAGCGCACGAACAACGCCGGCTGAACGATCAGGCGTGGATCGCGGTGACGAGATAATTCAGGCGAATGTCGTCGCTCAGGTGAAGGCCGCGGGTCGGCGACCATGCGATTCCCTCGACGTCGATGCACTTCAGACTCGCTTCGGCAAGCAGGAGCTTCATCCGGTCGGGCCCGATGAACTTGTCGAAGTCGTGGGTGCCTTTGGGAATTGCTCCGAACGCTTCGGCAGCACCGACCATGAGCAGCCTCGACAAGGCGGTCTGGTTGGGAGTCGACAAAATGAGAAGCCCGCCGGGAGCCAGTCGCGCGGCGAGCGCGCGAATGAATGCCGCCGGTTCCGCGACATGCTCGACGACCTCCAGCGAGGTGACGAGATCGAACGCCCCCGTAAGCTCTTCAACCGCTGCGACTCGATAGTCGATGTCGAGTCCCTGGCCGCGCGCGTGAAGCTCGGCGGCGGCGATCAGCCCTGGCGCAGCATCGACTGCGGTGACCTTCGCTCCAAGCCTCGCGAGCGGTTCGGCAAGAAGCCCAGCGCCGCAACCGACGTCCAACGCGCTCTTGCCTGTGAGCGGCTTGAGGCTGCACTCGTCGAGCGACCAATGCTGGTCCACTTGGTCGCGGATGTAGGCGAGGCGCACCGGGTTGAGCTTGTGCAGCATCGCCGAGGCGCCGTCGGGATCCCACCAGTCGCCGGCGAGCGCTGCGAAACGCTCCACCTCGTCGGCAACGATGCTCGATCCTGTCTCGACCATAAGGCCTCCTTGCCCCCAACGCTTGCAAAGTAAAAGCGACGCGTGCGTTGAGGCAGGGTGGATGATTTCCGGATCAGGGACGGCGAGCTTCATTGCGAGGAGGTTTCGCTCGCCGAAATCGCCGCCGCGGTGGGAACGCCGGTCTATGTCTATTCGACATACGCCATGTGCCGGAACGCGGCTGGCCTGGCGGATGCGCTGGAGGGCGTCGACAATCCGCTGATTGCTTATGCGGTGAAGGCCAACTCCAACGCGGCGGTCGTGGCGACGCTGGCGGCGGCCGGGCTCGGCGCGGACGTGGTGTCGGGAGGCGAGTATCGCCGTTCACGCGCTGCAGGCGTGGCGCCTGACAAGATCGTCTTTTCAGGCGTCGGCAAGACCGAGGCGGAGATGGCCCTCGCGCTTTCGGGCGGGCTGTTCCAGTTCAACGTGGAATCCTTCGAGGAAGCCGAGACTCTGTCGACGGTCGCGACTCAGATGGGGCTGACCGCTCCCATCGCCTTTCGAGTGAACCCTGCCGTGGGTGCAGGCGGTCATGCGAAGATCACCACCGGCGCCGCCGAGAACAAGTTCGGAATCCCGATCGGTGACGCTGCCGAAATCTATGCCGGCGCGGCCAAGCTTCCCGGCCTCAACATCCAGGGCGTTGCGGTCCACATCGGAAGCCAGCTAGCAAGCCTTGAGCCGCTCGAGGAAGCGTTCGCCAAGATCGGCGAATTGATCGCGCAGCTTCGGTCGAACGGCCACCTGATCGCCACCGCCGATCTCGGCGGGGGACTGGGCGTTCCCTACAACCCGGACCTACCGCCGCCGCCAAAGCCGGAGGACTATGCTGCGATGGTAAGGCGCGCCACCAGCGGCTGGGACGCTCGCCTGCTCTTTGAGCCCGGCCGCCTGATCGTCGCTAGCGCCGGCGTCCTGCTGTCGCGGGTGATCCGTGTGAAGCCGGGGGCCGAACATCCTTTCGTCATCGTCGATGCGGCGATGAACGACCTCATGCGTCCGGCGCTGTACGAAGCGTGGCACAAGATCGATGCGGTGCGGCCGAACGCCGAGACCTGGACGGCGAACGTCGTCGGCCCGGTTTGCGAGACCGGCGACACGTTCGCGACTGCCCGAAGCATGGACAAGGTGGGGGCGGGCGACCTCGTCGTTTTCCGGACCGCGGGGGCTTATGCCGCGACCATGTCGAGCACCTACAATTCGCGGCCGCTGACGCCCGAAGTACTGGTTCACGGCGACCGGTGGGCTGTGGTCAGGCCTCGGGTGGACGTAGAGGCGATGATTGCCGCGGATTCCATTCCTGACTGGGTCACCGGTTGCACGGCGGGCGACAGCAGCTAAGAGCGCCAACGATGGCCCGCCAAAAGCCGCGCATCGTGATGAAGTTCGGCGGCACGTCGATGGCCGGCATCGAGCGTATCCGAAACGTTGCCCAGCGCGTCCTTCGCGAGGCTGAGGCCGGGAACGAGGTACTCGTCGTTGTCTCTGCGATGGCCGGCGAGACGGACCGGCTGGTCCAGCTTTGCCGCGAGGCCGCCGCCCTTCATGATTCGAAGGAATATGACGTCGTCGTCGCCAGCGGCGAGCAGGTCACCGCCGGGCTCCTCGCGATGACGCTTCAGAACATGGGCGCCAAGGCGAGAAGCTTCATGGGCTGGCAGCTGGTCAAGGCATCGGGCGTGCACGGCAACGCGCGCGTCGATGCGGTGGAATCTGCGCTTCTCGACGAAGCGCTGAGCGGCGGCACGGTCGCCGTCATTCCCGGCTTCCAGGGCGTTTCGGACGAGGGGCGGCTGGCTACGCTGGGCCGCGGCGGATCCGACACGAGCGCGGTCGCCATCGCCGCGGGGCTGAAGGCCGACCGCTGCGACATCTACACCGACGTCGACGGAGTCTACACGACCGACCCGCGCATCGTCCCCAAAGCGCGGAAGCTCGATGCCATCACGTTCGAGGAAATGCTGGAGCTTGCCGGCGTTGGGGCCAAAGTGCTTCAGCCGCGATCGGTGGGGCTGGCGATGCGCGAGAATTTGCCGCTTCGCGTGCTCTCGGCCTTCGAAGATGTGCCAGGAACGCGCGTGGTCGCCGAGCTTTCAGGAGCAGATATGGAGAGGAACCAGATCGCGGGCATCGCCGCCGACCGGAACGAGGCCCGGCTGACGCTGACAAACATCGCCGACAGGCCGGGGACGGTCGCTGCTGTGCTCAGTCCGCTGGCTGAGGCGGGGATCGGCTTCGACATGGTGGTTCACGCGGCGACCCCTTCGGCCGAGTCCAGCGACCTCACGTTCACCGTCCCGCGATCGAGCCTTTCGCAGGCTCAGTCGGTGATCGAAGCGCGCAAGGAAGAGATCGGCTACGGCGAACTTCTGACGGACGACGGCGTCGCCAAGGTCAGCATCGTCGGCGTTGGAATTCGGTCGAACCCGCAGCTCGCGGCGAAGATGTTCGAAACCCTCGCCGAACAGCGGATCAACCTGCTCGCGATCTCGACATCGGAGATCAAGGTCAGCGCCCTGGTTGCCGAGGCCGACATCGAGCTCGCGGTCCGGGTGCTGCACACCGCCTTCGGGCTGGATTCGGAGAAGGCGGCATGAGCGGCGAGGGCCTGATCGCCGATCCGCGCGCGGTACACCCCAGTGCAGGCCACGCTCGGCTCAAGGAGCTGATGCACCGCGGGACCGAGTTCCTCGGCTGCGAATGGGCGATCATGGGCGGAGCGATGAGCTGGGTTTCGGAGCGCCATCTCGTCTCCGCAATCTCCAACGCTGGCGGCTTCGGTGTGATCGCCTGCGGAGCGATGTCGCCCGAGCTTCTCGACACAGAAATCGCGGAGACGAAGGCGCGCACGACTCAACCGTTCGGCGTCAACCTGATCACCATGCACCCGCAGCTCGATGAGCTGATCGACACCTGCGTCAAGCACGAGGTCGGGCATATCGTGCTCGCCGGCGGGCTCCCGCCCGGCTGGGCGATCGACAAGGTGAAGGCGAGCGGCGCCAAGCTCATGGCTTTCGCCCCAGCGCTCAGCCTCGCCAAAAAGCTGATGCGATCCAATGTCGATGCGCTGGTGATCGAGGGAATGGAGGCGGGCGGCCATATCGGCCCGGTTTCGACCTCGGTTCTGGCGCAGGAAATCCTCCCGCACGTCTGTCACGACATTCCGATCTTCATCGCCGGCGGGATCGGCCGCGGCGAGGCGATCGCCGCTTATCTCGAAATGGGCGCGGTCGGAGTCCAGCTCGGCACCCGTTTCGTCTGCGCCAACGAGAGCATCGCCCACGCCAATTTCAAGAAGGCCTTCATCCGCGCCTCCGCGAGGGATGCGATCTTGTCGGTGCAGATTGATCCGAGGCTGCCCGTGATCCCGGTCCGTGCGCTCAAGAATGCCGAGACCGAGCGTTTCGCCGCCAAGCAGCGCGAAGTCGCCGACCAGCTGGACAAGCAGGCGATCGAAATGGCCGAGGCGCAGCTCCAGATCGAGCATTATTGGGCCGGCGCTCTCCGCCGCGCGGTGATCGACGGCGATTGCGAGACTGGCTCGGTGATGGCCGGCCAGTCCGTGGGGATGGTGAAGAAGGAAGAGCCGGTCGCCGACATCATCCAGGAACTGGTCGACGAGGCCGCCGCTGCGTTGGAGAGCAGAGGCTGAAGCCTCGCGCCCACCTGCCGAGCGTTCCCGTTCGGTAGGAAATTCGCTATTGTGCGCGGGCCTCGACAATGGGTCTGGTGCTATGCCGGAATTCGACGTCTCAAAGGCGAAAGGCGCGATCTTCGCGCTAAAAAAAGAGATTGCAGAGCGCGAGCGCGAGCGTCTGGGCGGCGGCGCGCGAGGGCGGCACGGGCGGGATGTTCGGCGATTCCAGCCGGACGACCGCATCCACGAAATCGGGCCCCCACTGGTCGATCCGGCGTTGCGCGGCCGGCCCTTTGCAGTCTGGGACTTTCGCAACGGAAATAATGCCGCCTTCCTCGTCTTCACCGAGGTGTCCGAAGAATGGAGCGCGGCGAGCTTCACGATCGACGAAAAGTTCGGCAGCGATTTCCACCAGCACGATCAGATTACTTATTATTTCTTCTGGCAGAACGATGCCGGACGCGACGTCGTGGTCAATATCCAGTCGGCGCTTATCATCGACACTTTTTGCCGAATTTCCGCGGACAACGGTCTCATTCGCAGCCCATTCTGGGGCGGCAGCACCAATGGGAAGGCGAGGGTCATCGTGACCGCTGAATTGGCGGCGATGGAATGGTGGAACCAGCCGCCTACGCAGGCGCCGGCCCAGCCCAGCGGCAGGCAAGAAGCGAGGGATGAGTCGATATCGGGCGGCTTCTTCCTCGATTCGGCGCAGAACATCCCGATCTCAAAGGAAACCTATTATCTTCATCATGATGGTCTCAGCGTTCCGGCAAACGGGGTGGTGGTGACGGAAGTGTCGCTCAACTTCTATTACAGCGGTCATGATGGCGGCTTCGGGTGCGATTATCTCCCCGAGCATCAAAATCACTGGACGATCTGTCCCTACGTCCACTTCGAGCTGACCTGAGAGCGCCGGCACTCTCCCTCCTGCGTGACAGGGATGCGGCGCATCTGGTAGCGCTCCGTCCATGCCGCTGACCGCCGCCGCGTCTGCTCGAGAGATCCTCACCGGGCTTCACGAGGTGATGGCGGGGCGCGGGACCGCGCAGTCGAAGCTGGACAAGGTCGTCGACCTGGTCGCCGGGAAGATGGAGAGCGAGGTCTGCTCCATCTACCTCCTTCGCGACAACAAGCTCGAGCTGTTCGCGACCCACGGGCTCCGCAAGGAAGCGGTCCACGTCACGCGCCTGAACCTGGGCGAAGGCCTGGTCGGCAGCATCGCAGCGGAAGGGCGGATTCTCAACCTGGCCGAAGCGGCGAGCGACGCCGAGTTCGTCTACCGGCCGGAAACCGGCGAGGAACGGTTCCACAGCTTCGCGGGCGTACCGATCATCTACCGCGAGAGCCCGGTCGGCGTGCTGTCCGTCCAGCATGCCGAGCCACGCCGTTACGCCGACGTGGAGATCGAGGCGCTTCAGACCGTGGCGATGGTCCTGTCGGAGCTGATCGCGGGCGCGCGCCTCGTTGACGGAGCGCGTCGGCGGCGGCTGAGGAGCGCAGGCCCGCTTCGGCTCAGCGGCCTCAAGCTGGTCGCAGGAATGGCCAAGGGCCAGGCGGTGTTCCACGAGCCGCGGGTCACCGTCGAGCACACCGTCGCCGAGGACGTCGAGGCGGAACGCGACCGGGTTTACGGGGCCTTCCGCAAGATGCGCGAGCAGATCGACAACATGACTCGCGAAGCGGAGTTCGGGACCACCGGCGAGCATGCGGAGATCCTCGAGACGTACCGGATGTTCGCCTATGATGAAGGCTGGTCGAGGCGGATCAACGAAGCCATCGATTCCGGACTGACCGCCGAAGCGGCGATCGAGCGGGTGCAGCAGCGCACACGTGCCCGGATGCGGGAGATCGACGATCCGCTGCTGCAGGAGCGGATGCACGATCTCGAGGATCTGTCGAACCGCCTAATGCGGATCGTTTCCGGCCGGATGGGGACCGCGGCGCAGACCGGTCTTGCCCACGACACTGTCCTAGTCGCCCGCAACCTCGGCCCCGCCGAGCTGCTGGAATATGACCGGCGCCGGCTGAAGGCGGTGATCCTTGAAGAAGGATCGCTGACCGCGCACATGACGATCGTCGCCCGGGCGATGGGAGTCCCGGTCGTCGGCCGCCTTTCGGATGTCCGCCACACCGTGGAGGAAGGCGACACGATCCTGGTCGACGGGGACAACGGAAGTGTCCTCATCCGCCCTTCACGACCCCTCCAGACCAGCTTCGACCAGCGGATGGCGCTCAGCCAGAAGCGACGGGCGCAGTTCGAGGCAATCCGGTCGCTTCCGGCGGAAACCACCGATCGCGTGCCGATCAGTGTGATGGTCAACGCGGGCCTTGCCGAGGACGCGTTATCGCTGGAGCTTACGGGTGCGGACGGGATTGGCCTGTTCCGGACCGAATTCCAGTTCCTGGTTTCTGCGACGATGCCCGGCCGCGAGAGCCAGCTCCGGCTCTACAAGAAAGTGCTCGACGCTGCGGGCGACAAGCCGGTGGTGTTCCGCACCCTCGACATCGGCGGCGACAAGTCGCTTCCCTACCTCAGCAGCGGCGGGGAAGAAGCGGAGAATCCGTCGATGGGGTGGCGAGCGCTTCGCCTGTCGCTCGACCGGTCGACACTGATGAAGGCGCAGGCTCGCGCCTTGATCCAGGCCGCCGCCGGCCGGGTTCTTCGGGTCATGTTCCCCATGGTCTCGGAGCCTTGGGAATATGAGCAGGCGCGCGCTTTGTTCGAAGCGCAGGTGCAATGGGCGGAGCAGGGCAATCGCCCGCTTCCGAGGCTCATCGAATATGGCGCCATGCTGGAAGTGCCGGCGCTCGCGGAGATGCTCGACCAGCTCCTTCCGCGGCTCGATTTCATCTCAATCGGCACCAACGACCTGACTCAATTCCTGTTCGCCGCGGACCGCGGCGATCCCCGGCTCGCCGAGCGATACGACTGGCTGAGCCCGGCGATCCTTCGCTTCCTCAAGCGCGTGATCACCGCTGCGCGCGAAAGCGAGAAGCCGCTGAGGGTCTGCGGGGAAATGAGCGGCCGCCCGCTCGAGTGCATGGCCCTGATCGGTCTCGGAGCGGAGAATTTTTCCATCACTCCGGCTGCGGTTGGCCCGATCAAGGCGATGGTCCGGTCGCTCGATGCCGCTGCAATCCGGGCGCGCATGGACCACTGGCTCGCGCGGCCGCCCAACGACATTCGCAGGGCGCTCACCGACTGGGCCCGGCGCCACCGAGTCGCCGTGGGGTGAAAAGGGCTGCTGGTGGTTGACAGTCCGCCGAGCGGCTTCGACAACATTCCCCGGTGTCGGTTGAAGGGTGAGTAATGGACGAGGAATTCGAAGCTGCGGAACTTCCCTCGGTCGGCGAACGACTTCGCGTCGCTCGCGAGGAAAAGGGCTACAGCCTCGAGGACATAGCCGCCGAAACGCGAATCCCGCTTCGCCACCTGGAAAGCCTGGAAACCGCGGACTGGGATCGCCTTCCGGCCCCCACCTATTCGATCGGCTTCGCCAAAAGCTACGCCGGCAAGGTCGGCCTCGACCGCGCGGAGATCGGCGAGCAGCTTCGCTCCGAAATGGGCGGCCAGCGGACCGACAATTCGACCGTCGAGCATTTCGAGCCCGCGGACCCGGCCCGGGCGATGCCCAAGTGGCTCGTTTTTTCCGCGATCGTTGCGGTCCTCGTGATCGTGCTGGCCTTCACCTGGATAAGCAACCGCTCAGTCTCAGAGGAGCCCGTGGCAACTGCAAACCAGGCGCCAACACCGCAAGCTCCAACCGTCGCTGCAACGGCTCCGCCACCGGCCCAACCGGCGGCCGCGCAGGGTCCGGTGGTTGTCAGCGCAACGGCGCCCGCGTGGATCCGCATCACCGACCAGGGCAATACCCTGTTCGAGGGCATGCTCCAGCCGGGGCAGAACTACCAGGTGCCACCGACCGCGAGGGCTCCGCTGCTCCGCGCCGGTGCGCCAGAGGCTCTGAAGATCATGGTGGGCCAGGCCGTCGCTCCGCCGGTCGGGCCGGCCGGGCAGGTGACATCCAACGTCAGCCTGCTTCCGACAGACCTGATGCGCGGTCCGGCAGCGCCGGCACCGGTCCAGCAGCCCGCGCCCCCGGCGCCGCAAAATTCGCTGGCGCAATAGATTCATCGCCGCGTAAGCTCCGCCCGGGCAAAGTGTTGGAATTCAAGTGGTGGGGACTTTCAGATGATTAGCGCGAAGTTGCGCATCGCTCTTTCAGGAGTCGCTGCGGTATCGCTTGCGGCCGCTCCGGCATTGGCGCAGCGGCCTCCCAGCGCCGAGCAGCAGCTCCTGATCCTCCAGCAGCAGGTGGCGGCGAGCCAGGCGACCGCGATGCAGCTCCAGCAGAGGCTCGACACGATTGAGCGGCAGCTGCAGCAGCTGATCAACCAGGGCGAGATGAACGGCCACAGGGTGTCGGAGCTGGAATCGCAGGTGACGACGCTTCGCAACGATGTGAACTCGCGGCTCAGCAGCCTGGAGTCGCGGCCGGTCGCAGGTCCGCAGACCGTAGAAACGACGCCGCCAGAGGCTGCACCCGTCGAGGAGGCACCTCGGCCGAAGACACGGACGGCTTCCGCTTCGCTCCCGGAGCTACCGCCGAGGCCGGCGGATTCCGACAGCGCCGCGAGCGACCCCGGCGAGGACGCTTATTCGCAGGGATTCCACCTGTGGGAGGACGGCAAATACGACCAGGCCATCACCGCGCTTCGCGCCTTCGTCTCGGCATTCCCCAAGCACCGTCGCGTCAGCTTCGCGCGTAACCTCATCGGTCGGGCGATGCTCGACAACGGCCAGCCGCGCCCGGCAGCGGAGGCGCTTCTTGCCAACTACCGCTCGGATCCAAAGGGTGAGCGAGCGCCGGACAGCCTCTATTATCTCGGGCAGGCGCTGATGAAGCTCAACCAGCCGCAGCAGGCATGCAAGGCCTATGGCGAGCTGGAGGACGTCTATGGCTCCTCCATCCGGCCCGACCTCAAGTCGCTGGTCGCGAAAGGGAAGGTTGACGCCGGCTGCTCCTGATCCGGCGCTCGTCGGCCGCTTCGCCGCCGGGCTCGACCGCCTGCATCCGGCCGGAGAGAAGCTGGGGCTGGCAGTATCGGGCGGTCCCGACAGTCTCGCGATGCTCGTCCTTGCAGCGGCTGCTCGCCCCGGTCTCGTCGAAGCGGCAACCGTCGACCACGCGCTGCGACCGGAGGCCCGCGATGAAGCTGAGATGGTCGCGCATGTCTCCGGGGCGCTCGGGGTGCCACACTCCACTTTGACGGTGCAGTGGAAGGCCACGCCCGCGACCGGACTTCAGGAGCGCGCCAGGGACGAGCGCTATCGGCTGCTCGATGGCTGGGCCGTGGAACGGCACCTCAATACGGTCGCCACCGCGCACCATCTCGACGATCAGGTTGAGACGCTCCTGATGCGCCTCAACCGCGGCGCGGGTGCGCGGGGACTCGCCGGAATGCGCGCGGATGCGAAGCTTCCCACGCCCGGCTCGAAAATCCGGTTGGTTCGTCCGCTGCTGGAGTGGCGGAGAAGCGAGCTGGAGGAGCTGTGCCGTTCCGCCGGGCTGGTGCCGGCGCAGGATCCAAGCAATGCCGACGAGCGGTTCGAGCGGGTGAGAGTGCGGCGTGGAATTGCCGGTGCGGACTGGGTCGACGCCGAGGGAATTGCCCGAAGCGCCGACTATCTTGGTCGCGCGGACGACGCGCTCGAATGGGCGGCGGATCTGGAGTGGCAGACGCAGGTCAGCGCCCGCAAGCAGTCCATCGCCTACCGGCCTTCAGGACCGGCGGAAATCCGCCGCCGGATTGTGGCCCGCTGCGTCGAGCGGCTGGCGAGCGAGGGCAGGGGAAACCTGCTTCGGGGCCGCGAGCTCGACCAGCTGGTTGGCGCACTCACCAATGGAGGA from Sphingomonas anseongensis harbors:
- the ubiG gene encoding bifunctional 2-polyprenyl-6-hydroxyphenol methylase/3-demethylubiquinol 3-O-methyltransferase UbiG, which gives rise to MVETGSSIVADEVERFAALAGDWWDPDGASAMLHKLNPVRLAYIRDQVDQHWSLDECSLKPLTGKSALDVGCGAGLLAEPLARLGAKVTAVDAAPGLIAAAELHARGQGLDIDYRVAAVEELTGAFDLVTSLEVVEHVAEPAAFIRALAARLAPGGLLILSTPNQTALSRLLMVGAAEAFGAIPKGTHDFDKFIGPDRMKLLLAEASLKCIDVEGIAWSPTRGLHLSDDIRLNYLVTAIHA
- the lysA gene encoding diaminopimelate decarboxylase, yielding MDDFRIRDGELHCEEVSLAEIAAAVGTPVYVYSTYAMCRNAAGLADALEGVDNPLIAYAVKANSNAAVVATLAAAGLGADVVSGGEYRRSRAAGVAPDKIVFSGVGKTEAEMALALSGGLFQFNVESFEEAETLSTVATQMGLTAPIAFRVNPAVGAGGHAKITTGAAENKFGIPIGDAAEIYAGAAKLPGLNIQGVAVHIGSQLASLEPLEEAFAKIGELIAQLRSNGHLIATADLGGGLGVPYNPDLPPPPKPEDYAAMVRRATSGWDARLLFEPGRLIVASAGVLLSRVIRVKPGAEHPFVIVDAAMNDLMRPALYEAWHKIDAVRPNAETWTANVVGPVCETGDTFATARSMDKVGAGDLVVFRTAGAYAATMSSTYNSRPLTPEVLVHGDRWAVVRPRVDVEAMIAADSIPDWVTGCTAGDSS
- a CDS encoding aspartate kinase; its protein translation is MARQKPRIVMKFGGTSMAGIERIRNVAQRVLREAEAGNEVLVVVSAMAGETDRLVQLCREAAALHDSKEYDVVVASGEQVTAGLLAMTLQNMGAKARSFMGWQLVKASGVHGNARVDAVESALLDEALSGGTVAVIPGFQGVSDEGRLATLGRGGSDTSAVAIAAGLKADRCDIYTDVDGVYTTDPRIVPKARKLDAITFEEMLELAGVGAKVLQPRSVGLAMRENLPLRVLSAFEDVPGTRVVAELSGADMERNQIAGIAADRNEARLTLTNIADRPGTVAAVLSPLAEAGIGFDMVVHAATPSAESSDLTFTVPRSSLSQAQSVIEARKEEIGYGELLTDDGVAKVSIVGVGIRSNPQLAAKMFETLAEQRINLLAISTSEIKVSALVAEADIELAVRVLHTAFGLDSEKAA
- a CDS encoding NAD(P)H-dependent flavin oxidoreductase, with translation MSGEGLIADPRAVHPSAGHARLKELMHRGTEFLGCEWAIMGGAMSWVSERHLVSAISNAGGFGVIACGAMSPELLDTEIAETKARTTQPFGVNLITMHPQLDELIDTCVKHEVGHIVLAGGLPPGWAIDKVKASGAKLMAFAPALSLAKKLMRSNVDALVIEGMEAGGHIGPVSTSVLAQEILPHVCHDIPIFIAGGIGRGEAIAAYLEMGAVGVQLGTRFVCANESIAHANFKKAFIRASARDAILSVQIDPRLPVIPVRALKNAETERFAAKQREVADQLDKQAIEMAEAQLQIEHYWAGALRRAVIDGDCETGSVMAGQSVGMVKKEEPVADIIQELVDEAAAALESRG
- the ptsP gene encoding phosphoenolpyruvate--protein phosphotransferase, whose product is MPLTAAASAREILTGLHEVMAGRGTAQSKLDKVVDLVAGKMESEVCSIYLLRDNKLELFATHGLRKEAVHVTRLNLGEGLVGSIAAEGRILNLAEAASDAEFVYRPETGEERFHSFAGVPIIYRESPVGVLSVQHAEPRRYADVEIEALQTVAMVLSELIAGARLVDGARRRRLRSAGPLRLSGLKLVAGMAKGQAVFHEPRVTVEHTVAEDVEAERDRVYGAFRKMREQIDNMTREAEFGTTGEHAEILETYRMFAYDEGWSRRINEAIDSGLTAEAAIERVQQRTRARMREIDDPLLQERMHDLEDLSNRLMRIVSGRMGTAAQTGLAHDTVLVARNLGPAELLEYDRRRLKAVILEEGSLTAHMTIVARAMGVPVVGRLSDVRHTVEEGDTILVDGDNGSVLIRPSRPLQTSFDQRMALSQKRRAQFEAIRSLPAETTDRVPISVMVNAGLAEDALSLELTGADGIGLFRTEFQFLVSATMPGRESQLRLYKKVLDAAGDKPVVFRTLDIGGDKSLPYLSSGGEEAENPSMGWRALRLSLDRSTLMKAQARALIQAAAGRVLRVMFPMVSEPWEYEQARALFEAQVQWAEQGNRPLPRLIEYGAMLEVPALAEMLDQLLPRLDFISIGTNDLTQFLFAADRGDPRLAERYDWLSPAILRFLKRVITAARESEKPLRVCGEMSGRPLECMALIGLGAENFSITPAAVGPIKAMVRSLDAAAIRARMDHWLARPPNDIRRALTDWARRHRVAVG
- a CDS encoding helix-turn-helix domain-containing protein, with amino-acid sequence MDEEFEAAELPSVGERLRVAREEKGYSLEDIAAETRIPLRHLESLETADWDRLPAPTYSIGFAKSYAGKVGLDRAEIGEQLRSEMGGQRTDNSTVEHFEPADPARAMPKWLVFSAIVAVLVIVLAFTWISNRSVSEEPVATANQAPTPQAPTVAATAPPPAQPAAAQGPVVVSATAPAWIRITDQGNTLFEGMLQPGQNYQVPPTARAPLLRAGAPEALKIMVGQAVAPPVGPAGQVTSNVSLLPTDLMRGPAAPAPVQQPAPPAPQNSLAQ
- a CDS encoding tetratricopeptide repeat protein produces the protein MISAKLRIALSGVAAVSLAAAPALAQRPPSAEQQLLILQQQVAASQATAMQLQQRLDTIERQLQQLINQGEMNGHRVSELESQVTTLRNDVNSRLSSLESRPVAGPQTVETTPPEAAPVEEAPRPKTRTASASLPELPPRPADSDSAASDPGEDAYSQGFHLWEDGKYDQAITALRAFVSAFPKHRRVSFARNLIGRAMLDNGQPRPAAEALLANYRSDPKGERAPDSLYYLGQALMKLNQPQQACKAYGELEDVYGSSIRPDLKSLVAKGKVDAGCS
- the tilS gene encoding tRNA lysidine(34) synthetase TilS, translated to MTPAAPDPALVGRFAAGLDRLHPAGEKLGLAVSGGPDSLAMLVLAAAARPGLVEAATVDHALRPEARDEAEMVAHVSGALGVPHSTLTVQWKATPATGLQERARDERYRLLDGWAVERHLNTVATAHHLDDQVETLLMRLNRGAGARGLAGMRADAKLPTPGSKIRLVRPLLEWRRSELEELCRSAGLVPAQDPSNADERFERVRVRRGIAGADWVDAEGIARSADYLGRADDALEWAADLEWQTQVSARKQSIAYRPSGPAEIRRRIVARCVERLASEGRGNLLRGRELDQLVGALTNGGKATLRGVVCSGGEQWSFAPAPERRQAD